In the Granulosicoccus antarcticus IMCC3135 genome, ATCGAGCACGGGTGTGCCGTCGAGAAAATCGCCACCATCGACGTAAACACGAAATAGGTCCTTGTCGAAAGTGACTTCTCGCAGGGCTACAACGCTTAGCCCGATAGGGTTCGGCCGGTTGGGGCTGCGCGTAGCGTAGACACCCATCGTCGTCTTGCCGCCGAGCCGAGGCGGCTGTACCAGTGGCTTGAAGCGTGTGTAGTGCTGGCTGTGGAAGACAAATACGACCCACAGGTGAGAGAAGGAGCCAAGATCGCGCAGTGCCAGCTCGTTATCGCGCGTCGGTTCAAATTCGATCGCTGCAACAGCGCTGTCTACCAGTCCGGGCTGTCTGGGTATGCCGAAGCGTTGGCTGTAGCATGATCTGATGGTCGCTATGGCATCCATCGAAAAGGTTTGGCTGGGCATCGGTGTTGTCTAAGGGTGAAGGCGGAGTGAGGGCCGCAAGTCAAGAGGGGTATTTATCTTGTCTGCAAAGCTCCTGGCAGACGTAGCCTATACCGGTGTAGAAGACCAATGATACCGATCAAGACACATCAGGTGGGTGGGATCGGGACTGGCGCGCAATCTGGGCAACACCCTCGCCCCTGAATCAGAAGCTGATATTGCCACTGATGCGGCTGTCGCAACGTCAGCGCAGCCATTCATCAAGTATGTCGTAGCTCTTTCTGATCAGAAACTGTGGAAAATTACCGATGTCTGGAATGGTGTTCGATTATTTAAAGGAGTAATAATCACGGCAGTGAGATACTGCACATGTCGGTGGTATCAGAGAGATGGTCAGAATCGGCTATTGGGCAGAAGCCTATGACGTGGCATTGGCTCCGCATTGTCCGCTGGGTCCGATAGGATGCCTGCAGGTAGATGCTGTTTGCCACAATGCTTTCATTCAGGAGCAGAGCCTGGGAGTTCACTACGATAAGGGCTGTGATCTGAATGACTATCTGATGCCTGAAAGCCGTTTCGAGTGCTCCGCAGGCTATCTGCCAATTCCTCAAGGGCCTGGCTTGTGAGCCTGACAGTTTTACGCAAGTTCTGGCTGAGGTTTTACCCGAGCGTCGAGTATCGTTTCAGGTTCCGCTGGCCCGACTGCGTGCCGTGAAGAACGAGGACGAAATTGCACGGATGACAGTGGCTGCTCAGGTAGCGGCAGTGGGGCAGCAGACAGCGCGCCTGTTGTCTGTGGCAGGCGCTGATGAATTAGCTGTGTTCGGTGCTGTACGCAGCAAGATGGAGCAGTGTGCCGGGATACGCATAGCCTTTGCCGGAGAGTTGCTGACAGGCGTTGAACGTTCGTCACGCCTGGGAATTTCGATCGCTACTCGAGAAATACATGACGGCGATCCGGTTATTTGTGATTTGGCCCCACGTGTCAACGGCTATTGGGGGGACAGTTGTTCTGCGTTTGTCGTTGGAGGTGCCCCGGAAAAAGACTATGAGCGAATGTACAAGGCCGCGCATGAAACACTGCGACTGGCAGTAGCCGAGTTGAGGCCCGGTCTGCGAGTCTGTGGCTTCGACGCCAGCCTGCGTGAATTCATGAAAGGGCAGGGCTACGCTTATCTAGTTGGTTAGCAGGTGGCCGGGAGTAGAGTTTTTCAGCTTCCGGCCGCCGGCAGATTTACCATAGTTCAATGGCCTCACAAGTCTTCAAGATATAATCGTGAAACAGCATGACTTGACTCTTCTTTCTAGAGTCCTGATTGATCTTCAGGAAGTTGCCACGTTCAACACGAAAAGAGGCTTCGTTGGCAACCACCAGCGAGCCTGCATCGATATGTTGCTGCACGATGTGCTGCCAACCCAGAATCAAGCCTTTCCCTTCCACCGCCGCATCGATCAGCAAGGGATAGCTATTGCTCGAAAGAGTACCCGGCCTCTCTGTGTACAGTCGTCCATTTGCCCTGAACCAGTTCGCCCATGTTAACGGCTTCCAACCGATAGCATCCGAAGACCAGTGTTTCTCATGCAGGTGAAGCAGATTTGCCGTTTCGAGTACACTCAGGTCATCGAACGGACCGTACCGCTCCAGATAACCGGGACTGCAAACAGGTCGCACGATCTCCGGAAAAAGATACTGAAGCTTTTCACCGACATCGCATCGTTCGTTGCCGCAGATCAGAGAAACATCAACGTCGCTGAAGTTGCGCAAGGTGTCATCTTCATCAGAAGCCAGGATGACAAACCTGACCTCTGGATGAATGAACTGAAACCCATCAACGAGCGTGCGCAACCAGTAGCTCGCAGCACCGGTCGTCGCCGACACTGTGACGAGCTGATCTGTCGTCGTGCTCTCCAGATCACCGATAGCCTCACTGATACAATCCAACCCTGTACTGACGGCAATCAGTAGCCGTGTCCCGGCATTGGTTAACTCAAGCCCTTTGTGCTTTCTTACAAAAAGCGGTTGTTCCAGAGCCTTCTCAAGGTTTCTGACATGCTGACTGACCGCAGCTTGCGTGACGTTGAGCTCTTTGGCTGCAATGGTAAAGCTCAAATGCCTGGCAGCAACCTCAAAGGTTGCGAAAGATCCGATAGACGGCAGGTATCGTCTGGTGTCCTTAAGCATCATTCCTATCCAGTGAGTGAGTACGACGAGAGCGAAACATAACGTATTCTG is a window encoding:
- a CDS encoding M24 family metallopeptidase yields the protein MKNEDEIARMTVAAQVAAVGQQTARLLSVAGADELAVFGAVRSKMEQCAGIRIAFAGELLTGVERSSRLGISIATREIHDGDPVICDLAPRVNGYWGDSCSAFVVGGAPEKDYERMYKAAHETLRLAVAELRPGLRVCGFDASLREFMKGQGYAYLVG
- a CDS encoding LysR family transcriptional regulator, encoding MMLKDTRRYLPSIGSFATFEVAARHLSFTIAAKELNVTQAAVSQHVRNLEKALEQPLFVRKHKGLELTNAGTRLLIAVSTGLDCISEAIGDLESTTTDQLVTVSATTGAASYWLRTLVDGFQFIHPEVRFVILASDEDDTLRNFSDVDVSLICGNERCDVGEKLQYLFPEIVRPVCSPGYLERYGPFDDLSVLETANLLHLHEKHWSSDAIGWKPLTWANWFRANGRLYTERPGTLSSNSYPLLIDAAVEGKGLILGWQHIVQQHIDAGSLVVANEASFRVERGNFLKINQDSRKKSQVMLFHDYILKTCEAIELW
- the tsaA gene encoding tRNA (N6-threonylcarbamoyladenosine(37)-N6)-methyltransferase TrmO; translation: MPSQTFSMDAIATIRSCYSQRFGIPRQPGLVDSAVAAIEFEPTRDNELALRDLGSFSHLWVVFVFHSQHYTRFKPLVQPPRLGGKTTMGVYATRSPNRPNPIGLSVVALREVTFDKDLFRVYVDGGDFLDGTPVLDIKPYVPFIDAIPDARSDWATPLQDGLEVAWKTEALQILDKIEPDDNLVASGSLGLKSLIEQTLAQDPRPAHERSKDGKQGQLWGVMIGPVDVRFKVEGGVAIIEVVEPK